Proteins co-encoded in one Puntigrus tetrazona isolate hp1 chromosome 20, ASM1883169v1, whole genome shotgun sequence genomic window:
- the apobb.2 gene encoding apolipoprotein B-100 isoform X1 — protein sequence MGDNKLRLLLLLSISLSKAQDEGPPCFLAKRYKPFNKYEYFYKTESLNSLNEAVNGPEASCKVEIAVPGACSYILRTAECKLREVIDVDGDGRPVFGEAAGTKVFKTAMEKHPLKFTVEGDDDVKLFPEEDELINILNIKRGIISALAVPVLEEDRNKEMPTIYGLCKTDYVEKTGEDVDTEVTLNRDLSKCDKFRPIEDHTSPLALITGLHHPLAQLIWSNQTCNYTFDIKQHHMTSGSCTEKHVLAPFSYKGRYGVTNTGKQFLNLLGVAEYNDRVFESNVANVKPLHLDRSVDMSPVQDKDAALTILQELSGLSKTNDEYKRAYLAHKLIAVIRKMEAETLTTTVPEALEISQSLTYQALLQCGTPECNSAIMQIFRTFDRSSVEIDAAVYGMGMIPQSSRVLVKEMLAMAKFKPTKPIYYALSHVVRRLYETDGVTNEIQAVADYVLEQIGDCTGDPEHVFLSLKVIGNMVVALGAARPALHSAVIQCINQPTASASVQHAAIQVYRQILVPEEGREVLMDALLDKDASVQKRVAAYLILIKNPTPAELAQLAASVHLEENRQAKSFIISHITNILSSTAPETLDLRWKVQEAFQGNEIGMIMESTKISRYYRFGSLEGNMIFESPDELPREVMLEMTLNAFGFDMDFIEIGMEGKGFESIVEALFGEDGFFPDTIMKTTLYASDNMPSQLNYVLDNILPIMRNERKKRQATQNIVKEISDNINKLIEDLKTQDTPEAMVYLKLLGAEHGYLDAKDGKMIHEVLKMIPTDFVKRLFSSVENELFLHYIFMDNEFYLPTGAGFPLRVALSGTVTTGIQGGLRFNPGMKEFAFALSAGIEFVTEIGTHFPDYVLSGLEMHTNIYHESSLRAKLSVTNNQLKLSIPAPREPTELINVTSSLVSLVGSKIMPIHAKGEYNNGTTCVPVFPGWKQCTVLSAPDDAAPFFPFSSDAKFIVMLYPTGEVTEYTATISNTYEEDSDKVTFSIKAEGTPFEVTNTVMLNRKQNTVSSELLITPLQLYSKVSARLKYDKKLTVEIESDIKLPETTSVQTLILKLENMKIEAELKSYVNSEIQRIIPNINDIVSSLLDGQIAQNEMKVRDILAKSAANLGVPAIPVFTIPERLFLNIEVAAKYHFGNPYYTITFPLPFGGKSTRDLNFLTTLSVPNLIIPHLDMEFEATTINLPEVSIPVSALLFLPTPKMAEMSGKLSSNFYNLEAAASATRDPAADLCYSAKVEFTGTSPVDLLSLKVEGSALVEPTTDSSLMAKVKTVVHHKIIDATISVEEEVKLAEKLSVKSKSKLDVISHFGGQFALKHYGTFEVNDDKISGDGNLEGSFEAGSVNGSGILTQSISLLPSRQEAKVNSSLKVDSTLLKAHNTFALAFANGEVEILSNTATFDDHLSNTANVTFKDFQLALYSHTKTRAFGLKIQNMAEIIAGVEAVSVKIETTTDIAEEKIHSLVAGVLDNNGLSINSDASVKLMGHTAAHKAILNVNTDGLTTSGTTSLQSTFTMEELKQTFEINYKNLAASVKCKTIGNFMGTSINHNTELEMAGLSGRLKNHVRFNSMVFNAETNTYGTTIPFSFNFNASANGDNDVYLYGHLNCEFNGKVLMKVEPQSVAHSHELEISTLLHIDSVKIKSHFKSKSDTLLIPSEQKTKVTVKTEVNNHAINQEISGYNTPAQFGIKGYGGVHTNLLNTVNLSYQDFKVSGLLKYDKSKERHLIVLPFIDGLLLVPENIRVTLASIGETLRNYINREGIASKIQNLSQHVNDFVSNLNFERRAVQLKLALIALYKEFALKLENLVASQIGAFAKLVNDIFNRFGEVVELTVKGVLVENVVPKHISILILSIFEDVKIFLSSITTQSYTKLTEIFHPANVENKKLSSPLQIPSVSTALQVPSFGKVYGEVRFISPVYNIRTSAEFKNASGSHPLFTAFIYSKGTSPIHQILNYNLNSTAQISMPEMSPVIVSETLKLTHIYLTLDQQASSSLNVSVSNNANSSLITLETSYKHQVTIPSQSFSGEVNLIQKAIAFQDGATITLTVKNEGSSKFSLEDFSEESTHKSDLHFNMGLSTAKLTFTGHTDGAHLQMKMKVNVDAVALSYLEFNACVETESPFIKNSLLVASGKACFGDLSIEINANHDTEFVGPVSGVLSNVAQIVTGPCVVYIDFHNYANATFKHYNPMLTAVDLKNDYTFIFNPDIKKFSTVAVASFDHLKYSHNFTASNNEAEMGIYSVVYSDPSFEFLNAAEMFVPVIFRIPAGKKLKLNDDRHIDLNARLVYQKNGFANLLGNLVSEVFFESSLLNLSANTGIYPKECLINVSATTASVFQKLNSKLDGSSSLTTKSGLKLASSLFMENAHIEGNHNSTLTLEDNFEAVLSVDTFAKVHTTSYTVYAAHQLSADTEAHPKVESNLTIEYTFDQPDSEASGHGDAKNTLKLDATLSYFTIESVSRITTNSTSRDGVTIIGTLDNEANIYIKTADGLKSNLKTTGNGYIGSRYIKLWFDINDQLIVEGDLDRMHTRLEIDSNYTLSQDTEYDLAMNHTARGKTDVAPLSTLMAALDLFLSQPSYRDFDVRHKERTYSSDRFAYQIDSFSRWYNSTIVITIQNFGELPNATALYECSYNFTSPSMLLEYQGGLHIIPLYHN from the exons ATGGGTGATAATAAGCTCCGTCTTTTGCTGCTTTTGAGCATCTCCTTGTCTA aAGCGCAGGATGAAGGACCACCATGCTTCC TGGCCAAAAGATACAAACCCTTCAACAAGTATGAATACTTCTATAAGACAGAGTCCTTGAACTCTTTGAATGAGGCAGTCAATGGCCCCGAGGCCAGCTGCAAG GTTGAGATTGCGGTTCCTGGTGCATGCAGCTACATCTTGCGCACCGCCGAATGCAAACTGAGAGAAGTGATTGACGTCGATGGAGATGGAAGGCCAGTGTTTGGAGAAGCTGCTGGCACCAAAGTCTTCAAAACCGCCATGGAGAA ACATCCTCTGAAGTTCACCGTTGAGGGAGATGATGACGTCAAGCTTTTCCCTGAGGAAGATGAGCTAATAAACATCCTCAACATCAAGAGGGGAATCATCTCTGCTCTTGCTGTCCCTGTGCTTGAGGAGGACAGGAACAAAGAGATG CCCACCATCTACGGACTGTGTAAGACTGACTATGTTGAGAAAACCGGAGAAGACGTCGACACTGAAGTCACCCTGAACAGAGACCTGTCCAAATGTGACAAGTTCAGACCAATCGAGGACCACACCAGTCCCTTGGCCCTCATCACTGGCTTG CATCATCCTCTTGCTCAGCTGATCTGGAGCAACCAGACCTGCAACTACACCTTTGACATTAAGCAGCACCACATGACCTCTGGAAGTTGCACTGAAAAACATGTGCTTGCGCCTTTCTCATACAA GGGAAGATATGGAGTGACCAATACTGGCAAACAGTTCTTGAACCTTTTAGGAGTTGCTGAGTACAATGACAGAGTCTTTGAAAGCA ATGTGGCCAATGTGAAACCCCTCCATCTTGACCGCAGTGTTGACATGAGCCCCGTCCAGGATAAAGATGCCGCTCTTACTATTCTGCAAGAACTTTCTGGCCTTTCCAAGACCAATGATGAATACAAGAGAGCATACTTGGCCCACAAGCTTATAGCTGTGATCCGcaagatggaagctgaaacccTGACAACCACTGTTCCTGAGGCCCTGGAGATCTCTCAGTCTTTGACGTACCAGGCTTTGTTACAGTGTGGCACCCCAGAATGCAACAGCGCTATCATGCAGATTTTCAGGACCTTTGACAGGTCCTCAGTTGAGATTGACGCTGCTGTATATGGCATGGGAATGATCCCCCAGTCCTCCCGAGTCCTTGTGAAGGAAATGCTGGCGATGGCAAAGTTCAAGCCAACCAAACCCATCTACTATGCTCTCAGCCATGTTGTGAGAAG GCTCTATGAGACCGACGGAGTCACCAATGAGATCCAGGCAGTAGCTGATTATGTCCTTGAACAGATTGGTGATTGCACAGGTGACCCGGAACAcgtctttctttctctaaaG GTCATTGGCAACATGGTGGTCGCACTGGGAGCTGCTCGCCCTGCTTTGCATTCTGCTGTTATTCAATGCATCAACCAGCCAACTGCCTCCGCTTCAGTTCAACATGCTGCCATCCAAGTCTACAGACAGATTCTTGTACCTGAGGAG GGTCGCGAGGTGCTCATGGATGCTCTTCTGGACAAAGATGCATCCGTGCAGAAACGTGTTGCTGCCTACCTCATCTTGATTAAGAACCCTACACCTGCTGAACTTGCTCAATTGGCAGCATCTGTCCATCTTGAAGAAAACCGTCAGGCCAAGAGCTTCATCATCTCTCATATCACCAACATCTTGAGTTCTACAGCACCAGAGACTCTGGA TTTGAGGTGGAAGGTTCAAGAGGCCTTTCAAGGCAATGAAATTGGAATGATCATGGAATCCACAAAAATCTCTCGATACTATAGATTTGGATCTTTGGAAGGAAACATGATCTTTGAATCTCCTGATGAACTGCCAAGGGAGGTTATGCTGGAGATGACCTTAAATGCTTTTGGATTTGATATGGACTTCATTGAG ATTGGCATGGAGGGTAAGGGCTTTGAGTCTATTGTGGAGGCTCTCTTTGGTGAAGATGGATTCTTCCCAGACACCATCATGAAGACCACTTTATATGCTAGCGATAATATGCCTTCCCAACTAAATTATGTCTTGGACAACATTCTGCCAATCATGAGGaatgaaaggaaaaagagaCAG GCTACTCAAAACATAGTCAAGGAAATCAGTGACAATATCAACAAACTTATTGAGGACTTAAAGACCCAGGATACCCCTGAAGCGATGGTGTACCTCAAGCTTCTGGGTGCTGAACATGGCTATCTTGATGCTAAAGATGGCAAGATGATTCACGAGGTCCTTAAGATGATCCCCACTGAC ttTGTCAAAAGACTGTTCTCAAGTGTCGAAAATGAGCTTTTCCTTCACTACATCTTCATGGATAATGAGTTCTATCTGCCCACCGGTGCTGGCTTTCCATTGAGAGTTGCTCTGTCTGGTACCGTTACAACTGGAATCCAAGGAGGATTGAGATTCAATCCAGGCATG AAGGAATTTGCTTTCGCACTTTCTGCTGGCATTGAGTTTGTGACTGAGATTGGGACTCACTTCCCAGACTACGTTCTCTCTGGGCTGGAGATGCACACCAATATTTATCATGAAAGCAGCCTCAGAGCGAAGCTCTCTGTGACTAACAACCAGCTTAAGCTTTCCATCCCAGCTCCTCGTGAGCCAACTGAGCTCATAAATGTGAC CAGTTCTCTGGTGTCTCTTGTTGGttccaagattatgcccattcATGCCAAGGGAGAGTATAATAATGGGACAACATGTGTTCCTGTTTTCCCTGGATGGAAGCAATGTACTGTCCTTAGCGCTCCTGATGATGCTGCcccttttttccctttcagTAGTGATGCCAA atttattgtaatgctctACCCAACGGGAGAGGTCACAGAGTATACTGCTACCATCAGCAACACCTATGAGGAGGATTCAGACAAAGTTACATTTAGCATAAAGGCTGAAG GAACACCCTTCGAGGTCACAAATACGGTGATGTTAAACAGAAAGCAAAACACTGTATCATCGGAGTTGCTCATTACTCCTCTTCAGCTTTATTCTAAAGTTTCAGCGAGACTAAAGTATGATAAGAAGCTGACGGTGGAAATTGAGAGTGACATAAAACTCCCTGAGACAACGTCTGTTCAAACACTCATTCTGAAATTGG AGAATATGAAGATTGAGGCTGAATTAAAGTCTTATGTCAATTCTGAGATTCAAAGAATCATTCCCAACATCAATGACATTGTCAGCAGCCTTCTTGATGGCCAGATTGCccagaatgaaatgaaagtccGTGATATCCTGGCAAAGTCAGCTGCG AATTTGGGAGTTCCTGCCATACCTGTGTTCACTATTCCTGAAAGACTGTTCCTGAATAT agagGTTGCTGCTAAATATCACTTTGGAAATCCTTACTATACCATCACTTTTCCCTTGCCCTTTGGTGGAAAATCCACTAGAGATCTAAACTTTCTGACTACCCTCTCCGTACCAAACCTAATCATACCTCATCTTGATATGGAATTTGAAGCTACTACCATTAATCTTCCTGAGGTCTCCATTCCTGTGAGTGCGTTGCTGTTTCTGCCAACTCCTAAAATGGCAGAGATGTCTGGAAAACTAAGCAGCAACTTCTACAACTTAGAAGCAGCTGCGTCTGCTACCCGAGATCCTGCTGCAGACCTATGTTATTCTGCTAAAGTTGAATTCACAGGAACAAGTCCTGTTGACCTCCTGTCCCTAAAGGTTGAAg GATCTGCTCTTGTTGAGCCCACAACTGACAGTTCTCTTATGGCAAAAGTAAAAACCGTGGTTCACCACAAGATTATTGATGCCACCATCAGCGTTGAGGAAGAAGTAAAGCTTGCTGAAAAACTTAGTGTAAAATCCAAAAGCAAGCTTGATGTAATTAGCCATTTTGGAGGGCAATTTGCGCTGAAGCATTATGGAACTTTTGAAGTTAATGATGACAAGATTTCTGGAGATGGAAACCTGGAAGGATCTTTTGAAGCTGGTTCAGTCAATGGTTCAGGAATCCTTACGCAGTCAATCTCTCTACTCCCTTCCAGACAAGAGGCGAAGGTTAATTCTTCATTGAAAGTAGACTCCACACTTCTTAAAGCTCATAACACCTTTGCTTTAGCTTTTGCCAATGGAGAGGTGGAAATTCTATCCAACACAGCAACATTTGATGACCATCTATCAAACACTGCTAATGTCACCTTCAAGGATTTTCAGCTTGCTCTATATTCTCATACAAAAACACGGGCTTTTGGCCTGAAGATCCAAAACATGGCTGAGATCATAGCTGGTGTTGAAGCAGTCAGTGTTAAAATTGAGACCACTACTGACATCGCTGAAGAAAAAATTCATTCCCTGGTTGCAGGAGTATTGGACAACAATGGTCTGTCTATTAACAGTGATGCCTCTGTTAAACTCATGGGACACACAGCTGCTCACAAAGCCATTCTGAACGTCAATACGGATGGCCTGACCACTAGTGGCACAACCTCACTGCAAAGCACCTTTACAATGGAGGAGCTTAAACAGACCTTTGAGATCAACTACAAAAATCTAGCTGCCAgtgttaaatgcaaaacaattggAAACTTCATGGGAACAAGCATTAACCACAACACTGAATTGGAGATGGCTGGACTTTCTGGCAGACTCAAGAATCACGTACGTTTCAACTCCATGGTGTTTAATGCTGAAACCAACACTTACGGTACAACAATTCCATTCAGTTTCAATTTTAATGCCTCTGCTAATGGTGACAATGATGTATACCTGTATGGGCACCTTAATTGTGAGTTTAATGGCAAAGTTCTCATGAAAGTAGAACCACAATCCGTAGCTCATTCTCATGAATTAGAGATTTCAACGCTTCTTCACATTGATAGTGTCAAaatcaaatcacattttaaaagcaagtcTGACACCCTGCTGATCCCATCTGAACAAAAGACTAAAGTGACTGTTAAGACTGAAGTGAACAACCATGCCATCAATCAAGAAATCAGCGGTTACAATACTCCAGCACAGTTTGGGATTAAAGGGTATGGAGGAGTGCACACCAATTTGTTAAACACTGTCAACCTTTCTTACCAGGACTTTAAAGTCTCTGGCTTACTAAAGTATGATAAAAGTAAGGAAagacatttaattgttttgccTTTCATTGATGGTTTGCTTCTGGTTCCTGAAAACATCAGAGTAACACTTGCAAGCATAGGCGAGACCCTGAGGAATTACATCAACAGAGAAGGAATTGCTTccaaaattcaaaacttatcTCAGCATGTTAATGATTTTGTTTCTAATTTGAATTTTGAGAGAAGAGCTGTGCAGCTGAAACTTGCTTTGATTGCTCTATACAAGGAATTTGCATTAAAGCTGGAAAATCTGGTGGCCTCTCAGATCGGCGCATTTGCAAAACTAGTCAATGATATATTCAACCGTTTTGGTGAGGTGGTGGAACTGACTGTGAAGGGTGTGCTGGTTGAAAATGTAGTACCAAAGCACATCAGTATTTTGATACTTTCCATCTTTGAGgatgttaaaatatttcttagCTCGATCACCACCCAAAGTTACACAAAGCTGACTGAGATCTTCCATCCTGCCAATGTGGAGAACAAAAAACTTAGCAGTCCACTTCAGATTCCTTCAGTTTCAACAGCTCTTCAAGTGCCATCTTTTGGAAAGGTGTATGGTGAGGTCAGATTCATCAGCCCTGTATACAACATCAGAACCTCTGCAGAGTTCAAGAACGCCTCAGGGAGTCACCCTCTGTTCACGGCTTTCATTTACTCTAAAGGAACCTCTCCGATACATCAAATTCTGAATTACAATCTAAATTCCACTGCACAGATATCTATGCCTGAGATGAGTCCTGTGATAGTGTCTGAAACTCTCAAGCTGACAcatatttatttgactttagACCAACAAGCTTCATCGTCTCTGAATGTCTCTGTCTCTAACAATGCAAATTCTTCATTAATCACTCTTGAAACATCATACAAGCACCAGGTGACAATCCCCTCACAGTCCTTCTCTGGTGAAGTCAATCTGATTCAGAAGGCTATAGCTTTCCAGGATGGTGCTACAATTACCCTTACAGTTAAAAACGAAGGGTCTAGCAAGTTTAGTCTTGAAGACTTCTCTGAAGAAAGCACCCATAAGAGCGACCTGCATTTTAACATGGGCCTTAGCACTGCCAAGCTGACTTTCACAGGCCACACTGACGGAGCTCATTTGCAGATGAAGATGAAGGTGAATGTTGATGCTGTTGCGCTAAGCTACCTTGAATTCAATGCTTGTGTTGAAACAGAGTCACCATTTATCAAGAACAGTCTGCTGGTTGCATCTGGAAAGGCTTGCTTTGGTGATTTGAGTATAGAAATCAATGCAAACCATGACACCGAGTTTGTAGGACCTGTCAGCGGTGTCCTCTCTAACGTTGCACAAATCGTGACTGGTCCTTGTGTGGTGTATATTGACTTTCATAACTATGCTAATGCCACTTTCAAACACTACAACCCTATGTTAACCGCTGTTGATCTCAAGAATGACTACACTTTTATCTTCAACcctgacataaaaaaatttagCACTGTGGCAGTTGCCTCTTTTGACCATTTAAAGTATAGCCATAACTTCACAGCCAGCAACAATGAAGCAGAGATGGGTATATACAGTGTCGTGTATAGTGATCCCAGCTTTGAGTTCTTAAATGCTGCAGAAATGTTTGTGCCAGTCATTTTTAGGATTCCAGCAGGCAAAAAGCTGAAACTGAATGATGACCGACACATTGATCTAAATGCCAGACTTGTCTACCAGAAGAATGGTTTTGCTAATTTACTGGGCAACCTGGTTTCTGAGGTGTTTTTTGAGTCATCACTTCTCAACCTCAGTGCAAATACAGGTATTTATCCGAAGGAATGCTTGATAAATGTTAGTGCCACAACTGCCTCTGTGTTTCAGAAATTGAATTCCAAGCTTGATGGATCCTCTAGCTTGACCACAAAAAGTGGACTGAAACTGGCCTCTTCTTTGTTTATGGAGAATGCTCACATTGAGGGTAATCATAACAGCACCCTGACTCTGGAAGACAACTTTGAGGCTGTATTGTCTGTGGACACATTTGCTAAGGTTCATACGACAAGCTACACTGTTTACGCTGCTCATCAACTGTCTGCTGATACCGAGGCGCATCCAAAGGTAGAATCAAACTTGACAATCGAGTACACCTTCGATCAGCCAGACTCAGAGGCCTCTGGACATGGAGATGCTAAGAATACTTTGAAGCTGGATGCAACTCTTTCCTATTTCACCATTGAGTCTGTAAGCCGAATCACCACAAATTCTACATCTCGTGACGGTGTCACAATTATCGGAACACTAGATAATGAAGCTAACATCTACATAAAAACAGCTGATGGTCTGAAATCCAATTTGAAGACCACTGGAAATGGATACATTGGTTCTAGATATATAAAATTGTGGTTTGACATTAATGACCAGCTGATTGTGGAGGGAGACCTTGATCGAATGCATACTCGGCTAGAAATTGACTCAAACTATACACTTAGTCAGGATACAGAATACGACCTGGCAATGAACCACACTGCTCGTGGTAAAACTGATGTCGCTCCCCTAAGTACACTCATGGCCGCTCTAGACCTATTCTTGTCTCAGCCATCTTATAGAGATTTTGATGTAAGACATAAAGAAAGGACTTATTCATCAGATAGGTTTGCATACCAGATAGACTCGTTCTCCCGTTGGTACAACTCAactatagtaataacaataCAGAATTTTGGTGAATTACCGAATGCAACGGCTCTATATGAGTGCTCTTACAATTTCACTTCTCCATCTATGCTTCTGGAATATCAGGGTGGCTTGCATATAATTCCCCTTTAccacaattaa